From Micromonospora auratinigra:
TGGCCCGCAGCTGCGCCCGGGTCGCCTGGGCCGCCCCGAAGAGCCGGGCCGCGGTGAGCGGGTCACCGCCCAGCGCGCAGCGCACCGCGACCGCGTTCACCGTGTCGCAGGCCCGGCCCAGGTAGCCGTGGCTCATCCGGGAGCGGAGCGCCACCAACAGGTGCTCGTGCGCGGCGACCAGGTCACCCCGGGCGAGCGCCACCATGCCGAGCAGCATGTCCACCGAGCGGCGACCCCGCTCCACCGGGCGGGCGGCCTCCACCGGGCGGGCCGCCCCGAGCAGCTCGGCCGCCTCGTCCAGCGCGCCCCGCCGCCAGAGCAGCTCGGCGAGGTTGTAGACCGCCAGCAGCGCGTCGCCCGCCACGTCCTGCTCGTACGCCCAGTCGATGACCTCGCGGCAGACCCGTTCCGCCTCGGCGAACTGTCCCATGTCGACCAGCGGCGCGGCCCGACCCGCCAGCACCCGGGCGAGCAGCCCCAGGTCACCGGCCTGCCGGGCGGCCGCCTCGGCCCGCTGCGAGTAGCGCAGCTCCTCGCCCACCTCGCCGTCCGCGCCGGCGTGCAGCGAGTGCATGTGGTACGCCGCCGCCAGCTCCGCCTCCGGGATGGGCTCCCCGGTCTCGGCGATCCGCCCGTAGAGGCGGAACAGCCAGAGCCGCCCCTCCCGGGCCAGCCCCCGTTCCCGCCACCACTGGTCCAGCCCGCCGGCCAGGCGCAGTCCGGAGCGGGCGCTGCCGCCGGTGGCGCACCAGCGCAGCGCGGCCCGCAACTCCCCGGCGAGCGGGTCCAGCGCGTACAGGGAGAGGGTGACCGGCCGGCCGTCGGGGCCCAGGTGGGCGCGCTGCAACGCGTGCCGCGACCAGGCCACGTGGCGGTCCCGGGCGGTCCGCTCCTCGCCGGCCTCGATCAGCCGGCGCGCCGCGTACGCCCGGATCGGGTCGAGCATCCGGTAGGTGCTGCCCGAGGCGTGCGGCTCGGCCAGCACCATCGACTTGTCGACCAGCACCGAGAGCGGGTCGAGCGGGTCGTCGTCGAGCAGCCACTGCACGGTCGGCAGGTCCACCGGCCCGGCGAAGACCGCCAGCCAGCGCAGCAACCGGGCCGAGCGCGCGCCCAGCGTCCGGTACGACCAGGTCACGGTGGCCTGCATGGTGAGGTGGCGTTCGCTGGCCGAACGCTGCACGGCCCGGGTCGCCGGGGTCGGCGGGGCGGCCCCCTTCGCGGCGGCGACCAGGTCCACGGTGTCCTGCTGGTTGCCGCTCCAGGGCGCCTCCACCGGGGGCGGCTCCAGCTCGGCCCGGCCGGCGTCGAGGGTGCCCAGCATGTCGTCGAGCCGCTCGGCGAGCTGCCCGGCGGAGAGCACCCGCAGCCGGGCGGCGGCCAGCTCGATGGCGAGCGGCAGGCCGTCCAGCCGGCGTACCACCCGCCGCAGGTCGGCCTGCTCGGCCGGGTCCGGCGGCCGGCCGCCCCGGGCCGCCGCGGTCCGGTCCAGCAGCAGCGCCACCGCGTCGGCCTGCCCGCCGTCCGGCCGGGGGTCGACCGAGAGCGGCGGGATCCGCCAGACCACCTCGCCGGGCAGCCCGAACGACTCCCGGCTGGTGGCCAGCACCCGGACGCCCCGGCCGCCGGCCAGCAGCCGGGAGATCGCCTCGGCCGAGGCCGCCGGCTGGGCGTCGCAGGTGTCCAGCACGATCAGCATCCGGCGGGCGGCCGCGTACTCGACCAGGGTGTCCACCATCGGGCGACCGGGCTCCGGGCGCAGCCCGAGCACGGCGGCGATCTCGAAGGCCACCAGGCCCGGGTCGGTCACCGCGGCGACGTCGACGAACCACACCCCGTCCGGGTACGCCTCGACGATCCCCGAGGCCAGCTCCACCGCGAGCCGCGTCTTGCCGGTGCCGCCCGCGCCCAGCACGGTGACCAGGCGGTACGTGTCGACCAGCCGCCGCAGCTCGGCGCGCTCCGCCTCCCGGCCGACGAACGAGGTGGCCTGGGTGGGCAGGTTGTGCGCCACCGCGTCGGCGGTACGCGGGCGCGGGAAGCTGCGCTCCAACCCCGGCGCCACCAGCTGGAACAGCCGTTCCCGGTCGTCGAAGCCGCGGAGCCGGTGCAGCCCGAGGTCCAACAGGGACGCACCCTCGGGCAGCGGATCGGCGTGCCGGGCCGCGGCGGCCGAGCAGAGCACCTGTCCACCGTGGGCGGCGGCGGCCACCCTGGCGGCCCGGTGCACCTCCGGGCTGGCGTACTCCCCGTCGCGCGGTTCGGCGTACCCGGTGTGCAGCCCCATCCGCACCCGGGGCGCGGCCTCCGGGGTGGGCCAGTCGTGGCCGGTCAGCGCCCGCTGCGCGGTGAGGCAGGCGGTCAGCGCGGCGGACGCGTCGCCGAACGCGAGGAAGAAGGAGTCCCCTTCGGTCAGCAGTTCCGCCCCGTCGGTGCCGGCCAACGTGTCGCGCAGCAGCCGACGATGTTCCCGCAACACCGGGCGGTAGCCCGGACCGAGCAGCTGGGCCAGCCGCGTCGACCCCTCGATGTCGGTGAACACGAAGGTCACCCATCCGCTCGGGAGGTGGATCCGTGGCGACATGCGTGGAACCTCCGCCCCTGACGTCGGGTTCATGCTGCCCTATGGTCACGCCGTCACGCATCGTGAGAACGGCCGGGCAGATTCCGACTCAAGGTGCCAAAGGATCACTGGGCCGGCAAGATTCCGGCCGATCGTCGGGACGGCCGGACGGGTCCGCGTCGACGGCCGGGGGACCGGAGCGGCTCAGCAGCCGCAGCCCCCGCCGCAGCAACCGCCACCGGCCGGGGCCGGTGAACCCACCGGTCCGGACCCGCCGCGGCCGGTGACCGCGACGGTGGAGAGCAGCTTCACCGTGTCGGCGTGCCCCTGCGGACAGG
This genomic window contains:
- a CDS encoding FmdB family zinc ribbon protein produces the protein MPRYEFRCRSCGDTFEVNRPMAEAGRPASCPQGHADTVKLLSTVAVTGRGGSGPVGSPAPAGGGCCGGGCGC
- a CDS encoding ATP-binding protein; the protein is MSPRIHLPSGWVTFVFTDIEGSTRLAQLLGPGYRPVLREHRRLLRDTLAGTDGAELLTEGDSFFLAFGDASAALTACLTAQRALTGHDWPTPEAAPRVRMGLHTGYAEPRDGEYASPEVHRAARVAAAAHGGQVLCSAAAARHADPLPEGASLLDLGLHRLRGFDDRERLFQLVAPGLERSFPRPRTADAVAHNLPTQATSFVGREAERAELRRLVDTYRLVTVLGAGGTGKTRLAVELASGIVEAYPDGVWFVDVAAVTDPGLVAFEIAAVLGLRPEPGRPMVDTLVEYAAARRMLIVLDTCDAQPAASAEAISRLLAGGRGVRVLATSRESFGLPGEVVWRIPPLSVDPRPDGGQADAVALLLDRTAAARGGRPPDPAEQADLRRVVRRLDGLPLAIELAAARLRVLSAGQLAERLDDMLGTLDAGRAELEPPPVEAPWSGNQQDTVDLVAAAKGAAPPTPATRAVQRSASERHLTMQATVTWSYRTLGARSARLLRWLAVFAGPVDLPTVQWLLDDDPLDPLSVLVDKSMVLAEPHASGSTYRMLDPIRAYAARRLIEAGEERTARDRHVAWSRHALQRAHLGPDGRPVTLSLYALDPLAGELRAALRWCATGGSARSGLRLAGGLDQWWRERGLAREGRLWLFRLYGRIAETGEPIPEAELAAAYHMHSLHAGADGEVGEELRYSQRAEAAARQAGDLGLLARVLAGRAAPLVDMGQFAEAERVCREVIDWAYEQDVAGDALLAVYNLAELLWRRGALDEAAELLGAARPVEAARPVERGRRSVDMLLGMVALARGDLVAAHEHLLVALRSRMSHGYLGRACDTVNAVAVRCALGGDPLTAARLFGAAQATRAQLRATPGIFGAYWLERQAELRRALGDAAFDTAYGAGGELALAEAAALAAEVEHPDLAADSPRFTAPAPRRSTAPRFTTG